In a genomic window of Candidatus Omnitrophota bacterium:
- the infB gene encoding translation initiation factor IF-2 gives MIKKSKDKEKPVVKPARRSPGEGGKIATKVAAVKPKTAKKPAAVKPKAVKKEIKPVKVAVKKEKEVKVEAPKKVEPVVKKEAAVKVVIPKAPEIPKKIEAPVKADAAPKVEVPKKADLAKKIEELKKVEEIKVVVEEPKVRILELELPIALKDLASQIGVKSNELIMKLMAKNVFATINQNLGEDMVIDLLKDYGIEFRKPARLEGEMVKEHREMEEKQDMKNVVTRPPVVTFMGHVDHGKTSLLDFIRKTRVADKEKGGITQHIGAYEIKLPNGSVTFLDTPGHEAFTAMRARGASATDVVVLVVAADDGVMPQTKEAIDHARVAGVPIVVAMNKCDLPTANIEKVKGQLSQIGLAPEDWGGKTITMPVSAKTGEGVDKLLELLLLEAELLELKANPSLKARGVVIEGKLSSGQGPVATILVKNGTLHLGDMVLSGSHYGRVKAMLNHKGERIESAPPSKPVSILGLSGVPMAGEEFFVVKDEKKARTLSLLKQDEVRAHKLRSSKRVTLEDFYKKMKEGVTKELAILLKGDVQGSIEAIQKSLLELNTKDVKITIVHSDVGNINESDVMLAVVSNAVVMGFNVKVDERAVELAAKEEIEIKIYGIIYEAIQDVIAAMEGLLEPISKEILVGRALVKQVFRVSKAGTIAGCQVMRGKMARHGLAKLIRAKQVVYEGKIGGLKRFKDDVKEVNEGVECGIGLDRHDDIREGDLIELYSIEKVARRLDSRKP, from the coding sequence ATGATAAAAAAATCTAAAGACAAAGAGAAGCCTGTCGTAAAACCTGCCCGCCGTAGCCCTGGCGAAGGCGGGAAAATTGCCACAAAGGTTGCGGCAGTAAAGCCTAAGACGGCCAAGAAGCCCGCGGCTGTAAAACCCAAGGCTGTAAAAAAAGAGATAAAGCCTGTAAAGGTGGCAGTGAAGAAGGAAAAAGAAGTTAAGGTTGAGGCGCCAAAGAAAGTAGAGCCCGTTGTAAAGAAAGAAGCCGCAGTAAAGGTTGTAATACCCAAGGCTCCGGAAATCCCCAAAAAGATAGAGGCCCCAGTGAAGGCCGATGCTGCCCCAAAGGTAGAAGTTCCTAAAAAAGCGGATCTCGCTAAAAAGATAGAAGAGCTAAAAAAAGTCGAAGAGATAAAAGTCGTTGTCGAGGAGCCTAAGGTTAGAATACTTGAGTTGGAGCTTCCTATAGCGCTGAAGGATCTTGCCTCGCAGATCGGAGTTAAATCAAACGAACTTATAATGAAATTAATGGCAAAAAACGTGTTTGCCACTATAAATCAGAATCTTGGCGAAGATATGGTTATAGATTTATTGAAAGATTATGGCATCGAATTCAGAAAACCGGCCCGGCTTGAAGGGGAGATGGTAAAAGAACACAGGGAGATGGAAGAGAAGCAGGACATGAAGAATGTTGTAACGCGTCCTCCTGTAGTAACATTTATGGGCCACGTCGATCATGGCAAGACGAGCCTTCTCGATTTTATACGTAAAACCCGCGTCGCTGACAAAGAAAAAGGCGGTATAACGCAGCATATAGGCGCATATGAGATAAAATTGCCGAATGGCTCAGTGACTTTCCTTGATACGCCGGGTCATGAAGCATTTACCGCTATGAGGGCACGCGGCGCCAGCGCAACAGATGTTGTAGTATTGGTGGTAGCGGCGGATGACGGCGTAATGCCGCAGACAAAGGAAGCTATAGATCATGCCAGGGTGGCCGGAGTGCCTATAGTCGTCGCGATGAATAAATGCGACCTGCCGACAGCAAATATCGAAAAAGTCAAAGGCCAATTGTCACAGATAGGACTGGCACCGGAAGATTGGGGCGGTAAGACTATTACGATGCCTGTATCAGCAAAAACAGGCGAAGGCGTTGATAAATTATTGGAACTATTATTGCTTGAGGCGGAGTTGCTCGAATTAAAGGCCAATCCCAGTCTCAAGGCAAGAGGTGTTGTAATAGAAGGCAAGCTCTCCAGCGGCCAGGGCCCGGTCGCGACTATACTCGTGAAGAACGGGACGCTGCATCTCGGAGATATGGTATTAAGCGGCAGCCATTATGGCCGCGTGAAGGCTATGTTAAATCATAAAGGCGAGAGGATAGAATCCGCGCCCCCTTCGAAGCCCGTAAGCATATTGGGCCTGTCGGGCGTTCCTATGGCAGGCGAGGAGTTCTTTGTAGTAAAAGACGAAAAGAAGGCCAGGACGCTGTCGCTATTAAAGCAGGACGAGGTTCGCGCGCACAAGCTGAGATCTTCCAAGCGTGTGACGCTGGAAGATTTCTACAAGAAGATGAAAGAAGGCGTTACTAAAGAGCTCGCGATACTTTTAAAAGGCGACGTCCAGGGTTCTATAGAAGCGATACAAAAATCGCTATTAGAACTTAATACCAAGGATGTGAAGATAACAATAGTGCACTCCGATGTCGGTAATATAAATGAGTCTGACGTAATGCTTGCGGTCGTATCTAACGCGGTCGTCATGGGATTCAATGTCAAGGTGGACGAGCGTGCCGTAGAACTTGCCGCTAAAGAAGAGATAGAGATAAAGATATACGGGATAATATACGAAGCTATACAGGATGTAATTGCCGCCATGGAGGGTTTATTAGAGCCTATCTCTAAAGAGATACTTGTTGGCAGGGCTTTGGTAAAGCAGGTATTCAGGGTTTCTAAAGCTGGCACCATCGCGGGTTGTCAAGTTATGCGCGGTAAGATGGCGAGACATGGCCTGGCGAAGCTGATAAGAGCCAAACAGGTCGTTTATGAGGGCAAGATAGGCGGATTGAAGCGCTTCAAAGACGACGTTAAAGAGGTTAACGAAGGTGTAGAGTGCGGAATAGGATTAGACAGGCACGACGATATAAGAGAGGGCGACCTGATAGAGTTGTATTCAATAGAAAAAGTCGCTCGCAGACTTGATTCAAGAAAGCCATAA
- the trpS gene encoding tryptophan--tRNA ligase has protein sequence MTNRKRILSGMRPTGRLHLGHLVGALSNWVELQSLYQCFYMIADWHALMSEYENPKEMEKDSYEIAKDFIAAGLDPNRCTIFIQSQVPQHLELAAIFSNITPLAWLERCPTYKEQLRELRGRELTTYGFLGYPVLQAADIALYKANAVPVGVDQLPHLELTREIVRRFNALYKKNVFPEPEPILTKASKLLGLDNRKMSKSYGNFIALSDTPEVIEKKVSQMITDPSRIHVKDKGHPDVCTVFSYFTNFGEDSIREETKLLCESAGIGCIACKKNLSKILINYLAPIREKRESLSDSKIKEILKEGAKEAMDFAAQTMDEVKSILSLAR, from the coding sequence GTGACTAACAGAAAACGCATTTTAAGCGGTATGAGGCCAACAGGCAGGCTCCACCTGGGCCATCTCGTCGGGGCTTTAAGCAATTGGGTTGAGCTTCAGAGTTTATATCAGTGTTTTTATATGATCGCTGATTGGCACGCGCTGATGAGCGAGTACGAAAACCCGAAAGAGATGGAGAAGGATTCCTATGAAATCGCCAAAGATTTTATAGCCGCGGGACTTGATCCTAACAGGTGTACGATATTTATACAGTCCCAGGTTCCTCAACATCTGGAGCTTGCGGCGATATTTTCCAATATTACGCCTTTGGCATGGCTGGAGAGGTGTCCGACATATAAAGAGCAGCTGCGTGAATTGAGGGGAAGAGAGCTTACCACATACGGCTTCCTGGGTTATCCGGTTTTGCAGGCCGCGGATATAGCTCTTTATAAAGCCAACGCTGTTCCCGTCGGGGTAGATCAATTGCCTCACCTTGAATTGACGCGCGAGATAGTGCGCCGATTCAACGCTCTTTATAAAAAGAATGTATTCCCGGAACCAGAGCCGATATTAACGAAGGCGTCGAAGTTGTTGGGCCTGGATAACAGGAAGATGTCCAAAAGTTATGGAAATTTTATAGCACTTTCGGATACGCCCGAGGTTATAGAGAAGAAGGTTTCCCAGATGATTACGGACCCGTCGCGTATTCATGTCAAAGATAAAGGGCATCCGGATGTCTGCACGGTGTTCAGCTATTTTACCAACTTTGGCGAAGATTCTATACGTGAAGAGACGAAGCTTTTGTGTGAATCTGCCGGCATTGGATGTATAGCGTGCAAGAAAAATCTGTCCAAGATACTGATAAATTATCTTGCGCCGATAAGAGAGAAGAGGGAAAGCCTGTCGGACTCGAAGATAAAAGAGATCTTAAAAGAAGGCGCAAAGGAAGCCATGGATTTTGCGGCGCAGACTATGGACGAAGTCAAAAGTATTTTAAGCTTGGCCCGATAA
- a CDS encoding segregation/condensation protein A, which translates to MTYKVKLEVFEGPLDLLLYLIKKEELNISDIPIAKVTEQYLEYLEFMQLLDLDIAGEFLVMAATLMHIKSKMLLPPDQLDQEEIEEDPRAELVKRLLEYKKFKEAASQLASMESQQKHLFPRVGIAAPEEVAIPKDMLFEANLFDLITAFTKVLKDIPKDVFHEVIKDEFTVAQKMHDILHMIVEKPSIFFLELFKAAKSKREMITIFLALLELIKQKVVVVKQAQAFDDIEIFRCTEEIRPRETSADSATEGSEIKPVGEGNG; encoded by the coding sequence ATGACTTATAAAGTAAAATTAGAAGTTTTTGAGGGTCCGCTCGACCTTCTTTTGTATCTGATAAAGAAAGAAGAGCTGAATATATCCGATATTCCTATAGCAAAGGTAACGGAGCAGTATCTGGAATATCTTGAGTTTATGCAGCTTCTCGACCTTGATATAGCCGGCGAGTTTCTGGTGATGGCAGCAACTTTAATGCATATAAAATCAAAGATGCTGCTACCACCGGACCAGTTGGACCAGGAGGAGATAGAGGAAGATCCCAGGGCCGAACTCGTAAAGCGCCTTTTGGAGTACAAAAAGTTTAAAGAGGCCGCGTCCCAATTGGCGTCTATGGAGTCGCAGCAGAAGCATCTTTTTCCCAGGGTGGGTATAGCGGCGCCGGAAGAGGTCGCTATCCCTAAGGATATGCTCTTTGAGGCAAATCTATTCGACCTTATAACCGCGTTCACAAAAGTATTAAAAGATATTCCGAAAGACGTATTTCACGAGGTTATAAAGGACGAATTTACCGTAGCGCAGAAGATGCACGATATTCTGCATATGATAGTCGAGAAGCCATCGATATTTTTTTTGGAGTTGTTTAAGGCGGCAAAGAGCAAAAGGGAGATGATAACGATATTTTTAGCGCTCCTGGAATTGATAAAACAAAAGGTTGTGGTAGTTAAACAGGCGCAGGCCTTTGATGATATAGAAATATTTCGTTGTACTGAGGAAATCCGCCCTAGAGAAACATCAGCGGATTCCGCGACCGAAGGGAGCGAAATAAAACCGGTAGGTGAGGGTAATGGATAG
- the scpB gene encoding SMC-Scp complex subunit ScpB, producing MDRKEAKKIIEAILFVSDKPVSISTLKDVLKDIEPTEVRTCIEELNNEYNSYDRSFSIKEIAGGFQMLTDPVYSTWISSLYKKPADRMTGPALETLAIIAYKQPLTRSDIEVIRGVNVDGVLHTLEERNLIRTRGRVDAPGRPILYGTTNEFLQHFGLKSLEDLPKLKEFQESDLDFVKEQQKTQAIDTQTGELKTIDKSPEQTTGLEPAVTAEKENKDGTEGLEKSN from the coding sequence ATGGATAGGAAAGAAGCGAAAAAAATAATAGAAGCTATACTTTTTGTAAGCGACAAGCCGGTGTCGATATCGACACTGAAAGATGTATTAAAAGATATCGAACCGACGGAAGTAAGGACATGCATCGAAGAGTTAAATAACGAGTATAATTCTTATGACAGAAGTTTCAGTATAAAAGAGATAGCGGGCGGATTTCAGATGCTGACGGATCCTGTTTACAGCACCTGGATATCGTCGCTATACAAGAAGCCGGCGGACAGGATGACCGGCCCGGCGCTTGAAACACTCGCTATAATAGCATATAAGCAACCTCTTACCAGAAGCGATATAGAAGTAATAAGGGGTGTCAATGTAGATGGCGTACTGCACACTTTAGAGGAACGAAACTTGATAAGGACCAGGGGGCGGGTTGATGCGCCAGGCAGGCCCATTCTATATGGCACCACAAACGAATTTTTACAGCATTTCGGTCTGAAGTCGCTGGAAGACCTGCCCAAATTAAAGGAGTTTCAGGAAAGTGACCTGGATTTTGTCAAAGAACAACAGAAGACGCAGGCTATCGATACGCAAACCGGTGAGTTAAAGACTATAGACAAAAGCCCTGAACAGACTACGGGGCTCGAGCCGGCCGTGACGGCTGAAAAGGAGAATAAAGATGGAACTGAAGGGCTTGAGAAGAGCAATTGA
- the pheA gene encoding prephenate dehydratase, with protein sequence MELKGLRRAIDSIDSKILNLLNERAKVTLKIGKIKSKSNQSIYVPNRESEVYARLANNNKGPLSNAALQAIYREVMSSALNLEKPLTIAYLGPVYTFTHLASMKKFGSSVDYSSCNTITSVFDEVDKGRADYGVVPIENSVEGAVNHTLDMFIDSDLKICSEIYLEISHSLLSKESDRKKIKKIYSKDQVFGQCRLWLEEHLPNVTLVDVSSTARAAEIASKEKNAACIASELAAGKYGLKVLNRSIEDNAHNVTRFLVIGRTEARQTKKDKTSIMFSLKDRVGALHDILMPFKHNGINLTKIESRPSKVNAWKYYFFVDMEGHHADKKVAKALSILKKSTTYLKILGSYPAADVI encoded by the coding sequence ATGGAACTGAAGGGCTTGAGAAGAGCAATTGATTCCATTGATTCGAAGATTTTGAATCTTTTGAATGAGCGCGCTAAGGTTACGCTTAAGATAGGCAAGATAAAATCGAAGTCGAACCAGTCTATCTATGTGCCGAATAGGGAGTCGGAAGTTTACGCCAGGCTTGCGAACAATAATAAGGGCCCGCTTTCGAATGCCGCGTTACAGGCCATATACAGAGAAGTTATGTCCAGCGCGCTGAATTTGGAAAAGCCACTGACGATAGCGTATCTTGGCCCTGTATATACATTCACACATTTGGCAAGCATGAAGAAGTTCGGTTCAAGCGTGGACTACTCAAGCTGTAACACCATTACATCTGTGTTCGACGAGGTTGATAAGGGAAGGGCTGATTATGGAGTCGTTCCTATTGAAAATTCGGTAGAAGGCGCTGTAAATCATACTCTGGATATGTTCATAGATTCCGATCTTAAGATATGTTCGGAGATATACCTTGAGATATCGCACAGCCTTTTGTCCAAGGAATCCGACAGAAAAAAGATAAAGAAGATATATTCCAAAGATCAGGTATTCGGCCAGTGCAGGCTGTGGTTAGAAGAGCACCTGCCTAATGTGACTTTAGTCGACGTGTCGAGCACCGCGAGAGCCGCCGAGATCGCTTCAAAAGAAAAGAATGCCGCATGCATAGCCAGTGAGCTTGCCGCGGGCAAATACGGTCTCAAAGTATTGAACCGATCCATAGAAGATAACGCGCATAATGTTACGAGGTTCCTTGTCATAGGAAGGACCGAGGCGAGACAAACCAAGAAAGATAAGACGTCGATAATGTTCTCCCTTAAAGACAGAGTGGGAGCGCTGCACGACATCCTTATGCCTTTTAAGCACAATGGCATAAATCTTACCAAGATAGAGTCGAGGCCTTCTAAAGTGAATGCGTGGAAATATTATTTCTTCGTGGATATGGAAGGGCATCACGCGGATAAGAAAGTCGCCAAGGCCCTATCCATATTAAAGAAGAGCACCACATATTTAAAGATACTTGGTTCGTATCCCGCAGCCGACGTCATTTAA
- the hisC gene encoding histidinol-phosphate transaminase — MSKIDRLFRSEIEDIPVYIPGKPIEEVQRMLGLKRVIKLASNENPLGPSPKAVSAIKRALKDANRYPDAASWYLKAKIATTHKTEIDRIICGNGSDEIIILAMKAFVNKGDEVIIAKPTFLIYQVAAGIAGANIKYVPLTKNLKYDLKAMKKAVTDKTKIIFIANPDNPAGSYVTKRELDEFFDGLPSDCLVYLDEAYFELASYLAEDYPNGIDYLDRQNLIVARSFSKIYGLAGLRVGYGVTSPRIVQYLDKFRDPFNVNCLAQAGACAAMDDKEFVKKTLKLVKEERQFLYNSLEKMGLEYVKTVTNFMMINVKRDSKKVFEDMICKGIIIRDMKPWGYDTFIRVSVGTRQENNIFIETLKKILAK; from the coding sequence ATGAGCAAAATTGATAGATTATTTAGGAGCGAGATAGAGGATATACCGGTTTACATTCCCGGAAAGCCTATCGAAGAGGTCCAGAGAATGCTGGGCTTAAAACGCGTTATAAAGCTTGCTTCAAACGAGAATCCGCTCGGGCCTTCGCCTAAGGCGGTATCGGCAATAAAGAGGGCGCTTAAGGACGCTAATAGATATCCTGACGCCGCGAGCTGGTACCTTAAGGCTAAGATAGCCACGACGCACAAGACCGAGATAGACAGGATAATTTGCGGAAACGGTTCCGATGAAATTATTATTCTGGCGATGAAGGCTTTTGTGAATAAAGGCGATGAAGTCATAATAGCCAAACCTACATTTTTGATATATCAGGTAGCGGCGGGGATAGCCGGCGCTAATATAAAATACGTTCCTTTAACAAAGAACCTTAAATACGACCTTAAGGCTATGAAAAAAGCCGTTACCGACAAGACCAAGATAATCTTTATAGCCAATCCGGATAATCCGGCGGGAAGCTATGTAACAAAAAGAGAGCTCGATGAATTTTTTGACGGGCTGCCCAGCGATTGCCTTGTATATCTCGATGAAGCGTATTTTGAGCTGGCAAGCTATTTGGCAGAAGATTATCCCAATGGCATCGATTACCTTGATAGGCAGAATCTAATAGTGGCCAGATCATTCTCGAAGATATACGGCCTTGCTGGTTTGAGAGTAGGTTATGGAGTTACGAGCCCGCGCATAGTCCAATATCTGGATAAGTTCAGAGACCCGTTCAACGTTAACTGCCTTGCTCAGGCGGGAGCATGCGCCGCCATGGATGACAAAGAGTTTGTAAAAAAGACGCTGAAACTCGTAAAAGAAGAGAGGCAGTTCCTTTATAATTCTCTCGAAAAGATGGGCCTTGAATACGTAAAGACCGTGACAAATTTCATGATGATAAATGTTAAAAGAGATTCTAAGAAAGTGTTTGAAGATATGATATGCAAGGGTATCATAATACGCGATATGAAGCCGTGGGGTTATGATACATTCATACGTGTAAGCGTCGGTACGCGTCAGGAAAATAATATATTCATAGAGACACTCAAAAAGATACTGGCCAAATAG
- the aroF gene encoding 3-deoxy-7-phosphoheptulonate synthase, whose translation MIIVMQPGASKKDVSHLVEKIKKLGLKPWVSAGVERTIVGVIGEEDILRIQPLEAFRGVEKVMPILKPYKLASKDFKKEASVIDIGNGVKVGGKKLVVMAGPCSVENEKLLIDIAKKVKKAGATVLRGGAFKPRTSPYAFQGLGLKGLKFLANARKETGLPIVTEVMDTRDVEVIAKYADVFQIGARNMQNFNLLKEVGKARKPVLLKRGMSNTIKELLMSAEYVLSEGNFNVILCERGIRTFEDSTRFTMDINAVPVVKSLSHLPIIVDPSHATGKWGLVEPCAKAGIAAGADGLIVEVHTKPEEAMSDGEQSLLPENFEHLMKEVARVAKSVDREL comes from the coding sequence ATGATCATCGTAATGCAGCCGGGCGCGTCCAAAAAGGACGTAAGCCATCTTGTAGAGAAGATAAAGAAGCTGGGTTTAAAGCCGTGGGTTTCCGCGGGCGTTGAGAGGACTATAGTAGGCGTTATCGGCGAAGAGGATATTTTGAGAATACAGCCGCTTGAGGCATTCCGCGGCGTTGAGAAGGTAATGCCGATATTAAAGCCTTATAAGCTGGCATCCAAAGATTTTAAAAAAGAGGCTAGCGTAATAGATATAGGAAACGGGGTAAAGGTAGGCGGCAAGAAACTTGTTGTAATGGCCGGTCCATGTTCCGTTGAAAACGAGAAGCTCCTTATCGACATAGCGAAGAAAGTCAAAAAGGCGGGCGCGACAGTCTTAAGAGGCGGAGCTTTTAAGCCCAGGACCTCTCCATATGCTTTTCAGGGGTTAGGGTTGAAGGGTTTAAAGTTTTTAGCTAATGCCAGGAAAGAGACAGGGTTGCCTATAGTAACAGAAGTCATGGATACGCGCGATGTGGAAGTTATAGCCAAATATGCCGATGTGTTTCAGATAGGCGCGCGTAATATGCAGAACTTCAATTTATTAAAAGAGGTCGGCAAGGCCAGGAAGCCGGTGCTTTTAAAGCGAGGAATGTCCAATACGATAAAAGAATTACTGATGTCCGCCGAGTATGTTCTTTCGGAGGGTAACTTTAACGTCATACTCTGCGAAAGAGGCATAAGGACTTTTGAAGACTCCACAAGGTTTACCATGGATATAAACGCGGTACCTGTGGTAAAAAGCTTAAGTCATCTGCCGATAATAGTGGATCCGTCTCACGCTACGGGCAAATGGGGGCTTGTTGAGCCGTGCGCGAAGGCGGGAATAGCCGCCGGAGCGGACGGGTTGATCGTAGAAGTCCATACTAAGCCGGAGGAAGCTATGTCCGACGGTGAACAGTCGTTATTACCGGAAAATTTCGAGCATCTCATGAAGGAAGTGGCGAGGGTAGCGAAGTCGGTCGATAGAGAATTATAA
- a CDS encoding prephenate dehydrogenase/arogenate dehydrogenase family protein, whose translation MKFNKIAIIGVGLIGGSIGLAIKKRRIAKETIGVFRHASTLKKALKARSVDKATMSIREGVKDADLIIAASPVHSIPVLVKEAARYARPGAIITDVGSTKSWIVGSVEKILENHSAIYFVGSHPMAGSEHAGVEYARADLLTGAPCIVTKDLKTDGAALKKVINFWKSLGAKVKVMSPAAHDRSVSLISHLPHIVAFGLAGAVPGKELQYAAEGFKDTTRVASSDPELWADIFLTNNIEVVKAGRLFEKYYKDILNAVSSGDYSKTVSILKRAKDKRDKFIYGRTGR comes from the coding sequence ATGAAATTTAATAAGATTGCGATAATAGGCGTGGGATTGATAGGCGGGTCGATAGGCCTGGCGATCAAAAAAAGACGTATTGCCAAAGAAACTATCGGTGTATTCAGGCACGCGTCGACTTTGAAGAAAGCGCTTAAAGCGCGCTCTGTCGATAAAGCTACTATGTCTATTCGCGAAGGCGTGAAGGATGCGGATCTTATCATAGCCGCATCGCCGGTACATTCGATACCTGTTTTAGTAAAAGAAGCCGCAAGATATGCCAGGCCGGGCGCAATAATCACCGATGTCGGGAGCACGAAGAGCTGGATCGTAGGTAGCGTCGAAAAAATATTGGAAAACCATAGCGCCATATATTTTGTAGGATCGCATCCTATGGCGGGATCCGAGCATGCCGGTGTAGAATACGCAAGAGCGGATCTTTTGACGGGCGCTCCCTGTATAGTAACGAAGGACTTAAAAACAGATGGAGCTGCATTAAAAAAAGTAATAAATTTTTGGAAATCGCTGGGCGCTAAAGTTAAAGTTATGAGTCCGGCCGCACATGACAGAAGCGTTTCACTTATAAGCCATTTGCCGCATATTGTGGCGTTTGGCCTGGCAGGCGCTGTGCCGGGAAAAGAACTTCAATACGCGGCTGAAGGATTTAAAGACACAACACGCGTGGCGTCGAGCGACCCCGAATTGTGGGCCGATATATTTTTAACAAACAATATAGAAGTAGTTAAAGCAGGCAGGCTCTTTGAGAAATATTATAAAGATATATTAAATGCGGTATCGAGCGGCGATTATTCAAAGACGGTCAGTATATTAAAGAGAGCTAAAGACAAAAGAGATAAGTTTATCTATGGCAGGACCGGGCGCTAA
- the cmk gene encoding (d)CMP kinase, producing MAGPGAKNLIIAIDGPAGSGKSTVSKLVAKKLCLLYIDTGAMYRALTLKAMNKRVNLEDEKALTDLAKSTKIELKYAGSLHVILDGEDVSGPIRTPEVTANVKYIARTPGVRHEMVKLQRALGENQGGVLEGRDIGTVVFPDADYKFYLDASPQVRAKRRLKDLLAIGKKSIVEDVKKDIIARDESDMNRDVGALKIAPGAIVVDTTNLSIDQVVETLISHIV from the coding sequence ATGGCAGGACCGGGCGCTAAGAATTTGATAATCGCTATCGACGGACCGGCTGGAAGCGGTAAGTCCACAGTTTCCAAGCTTGTCGCCAAGAAGCTCTGTCTTCTATATATAGATACAGGCGCGATGTACAGGGCTTTGACGCTAAAGGCTATGAATAAGCGCGTCAATCTGGAAGATGAGAAGGCGCTTACCGATTTAGCGAAGTCGACAAAGATAGAGTTAAAATACGCCGGCAGTCTTCACGTGATCCTGGACGGGGAAGATGTAAGCGGCCCCATAAGGACGCCGGAAGTGACAGCAAATGTAAAATATATAGCCAGGACTCCCGGTGTGCGGCATGAGATGGTGAAGTTGCAGCGCGCTCTTGGGGAAAACCAGGGCGGAGTGCTTGAAGGTAGAGACATCGGTACGGTAGTATTTCCCGACGCGGATTATAAATTTTATCTGGACGCGAGCCCGCAGGTAAGAGCCAAGAGGCGCCTCAAGGACCTGCTCGCGATAGGCAAGAAGAGCATAGTTGAGGATGTTAAGAAGGATATTATAGCCAGGGATGAATCCGATATGAATAGGGATGTAGGCGCCCTCAAAATCGCACCCGGAGCTATAGTGGTTGATACGACAAATTTATCAATAGACCAGGTCGTCGAGACCTTGATTAGCCATATAGTATAA
- a CDS encoding 4-hydroxy-3-methylbut-2-enyl diphosphate reductase: MPVKLAKKVGFCFGVKRAIDIAEDVIKKEVSAYSLGSLIHNRQVVEALSARGLKVIDDIDKVKSGCIVISSHGISPYKAEEIKRRSLKLVDTTCPFVRNAQDIAKRLSQAGYRVIIVGDANHPEVKALVDFAGKNVSVIKDVKGIKALRLKPKEKIGILSQTTQAMNNFLPVVRSVIDAKPGELRVFNTICRDAEDRQLAAQDLAQDVDLMLIVGGRNSANTKRLLEVCKKILKNSYLIETCKDLKDAWFKKAKTVGITSGASTPDWIVKDVASEVGAQLKNKKERKVANSK; this comes from the coding sequence ATGCCGGTAAAATTAGCTAAAAAGGTCGGTTTTTGTTTCGGCGTTAAACGCGCGATAGATATCGCCGAAGATGTTATAAAAAAAGAAGTAAGCGCGTATTCTTTAGGCTCGCTGATCCATAACAGGCAAGTGGTTGAAGCTCTCTCAGCTCGCGGCCTTAAAGTCATAGACGATATAGATAAGGTAAAGAGCGGCTGCATAGTAATATCATCACACGGCATAAGCCCGTATAAAGCGGAAGAGATAAAGAGACGTTCTTTGAAACTGGTTGATACTACATGTCCTTTCGTCAGGAATGCGCAGGATATAGCCAAGCGTTTGAGCCAGGCGGGCTACAGGGTAATAATAGTGGGCGATGCCAATCATCCCGAAGTCAAAGCGCTGGTAGATTTTGCCGGCAAAAACGTAAGCGTTATAAAAGATGTAAAAGGTATAAAGGCATTACGCTTAAAGCCAAAAGAAAAGATCGGGATATTGTCCCAGACGACACAGGCGATGAACAATTTTTTGCCGGTTGTCAGGTCGGTAATAGACGCTAAGCCCGGAGAGTTGCGGGTATTCAACACAATATGCAGGGATGCTGAAGACAGACAGCTGGCGGCGCAGGACCTGGCGCAAGATGTCGATCTTATGCTTATAGTCGGAGGCCGCAACAGCGCCAACACAAAAAGATTATTGGAGGTCTGCAAGAAGATATTAAAGAATTCCTACCTTATAGAGACCTGTAAGGATTTGAAGGATGCATGGTTTAAAAAGGCGAAGACGGTCGGAATAACAAGCGGCGCGTCGACGCCCGATTGGATAGTAAAAGATGTCGCAAGCGAAGTAGGAGCACAATTAAAAAATAAAAAGGAAAGGAAGGTTGCAAATAGTAAATGA